The sequence TAAAAATTGTGACTAcatttgttaattattatggGGAAAAACCTGATTACAAAAGCCTAAAAATGTTCGGTTGGAGATGTTTTCCATATATCAAGGGCAACAATAAGTTCAATCCAAAGACCTATCATTGTGTGTTCATTGGGTACAACAACTTACACAAAGGATATAGATGCTATCATCCCTCTACAAGAAGGGTTTACATATCCAGACATGTTGTGTTTGATAAAAACACATTACCCTATTGTCTTCAAAGCAATCTCAAATTAACATTGATGTCTCACCTCAGCTTGCTACTTTTGTTGAATCTTTCTCTAAACTGCAAGAACATGTTAATTTTTATTCTGGGGAAGTACAGGCTGCTAGTCCATATATTACTAGTGATAATGCTGCTACACCTCATGTACTCATTAATGATGAGAGTATTATTAATCTCTCAGTCACAGGATCAGATGCTGAGAAACAGGTTGAAGTTGATGATTCGTATAGTAGTATTGATAGTCAAGCTGCAGATTTTGAGTCTGCCAGCAGCAGTAAGGAACAAGGGCATCATATGATCACCAGGAATCAAGCCGATGACCATCACTAAACAACCATTTTAGTTGATGTACAACTTGACCATCAACTAGACAATGTTACACTCCTGTCCACTACCTTGGGAGATGTACCCGTTAAGGTACTTCCTGCACCACAAGGGCATCATATGATCACCAGGAACAAGGCGAAGGAACAACACTAGTCACCTGTTGCTCGCAGCAGCACATAAATTGTCAGAGAACTAAATACTACTAAGGAAGAACTAAAATCACCTCATTGGATTGCAACAATGCATGAAGAGATTGATGGTTTGCATTCTATCAAGACATGGATTTTGGTGTCCAAATCTCCTAGTATGAACTTGGTTTGATGTAAATGGGTGttcaagacaaaattaaaagttgatGGAACAGTAGATAGATACAAAGCCAGACTTGTTGCTATCCATTGTTGTCAGTTCGAAGTAGGATTTTAGACAActcgatgtcaaaaatgcctaTCTCCATGGTTTCTTACAAGAGGAGGCGTACATGAGTCAACCTCCTGGTTTTATTGATCCCATTATCCTCAGCATGTATGTCTTCTTAAAAAGGCATTGTATGGTCTTAAAGAAGCACCAAGAGCTTGATTTGATAGGTTTAACATGCATCTATTACACCTTTGTTTCACTTGTAGTAAGACTGACCCTtccatatttatattgaaaactCACAAAGGCAAAATATTTCTTGttatattttgatgatattattttcaGAGTAAGTAATTCGTCTCATGTCTCAGTGTTGGTTCGAAAACTTGGGGAGGAGTTTCTCACGAAAGATCTTGGCCGTTTATACTTATTTCTGAGAGTTGAGGTTAAGTGTTTTGATAGGGGCATCCACTTAAGCAAGAGTAAGTATGCTGCTGAACTGATAGACAAAGACTGAAATGACTTTTGCAAAGGCTATAGCCACTCCTTTGGATGTGAAACATGGTCTACATGAAGCTGTGGGAAGTCAGGTTGAAGCATCTTTTTACAGAATGATAGTAGGGAGTCTTCAATACTTGACTCTCACAAGACCAGATATTACTGTATCCTACcataaaatttcatacaaaatgTTCTTTGCCCAGCCATTCCCAATCACTCTTGTCGACCCCCTCTTGCACATTATTTAGAACCTCTTGCACTGGCTTGGACTTAACATTCATGTGTAGATATCCTCTTCTATTCTTCCACAACCTTCTCATATGTTTCAGTAAATGATCTCGATGACCAATCATGTCATTACTATCAAATTCTTCCTCATAAATTTGACAGTTGTCATTAAATAAGAGACtcaaaattattaaacaaaTCTTACAGACAGTAATTAATCAGCAAGGTTGTAAGTTATGCGTGTATCATTATTAATATACTTAATTGGGTGGGCTGAAAACAGAGAAACAATTGTATGTTAGGAGCAAAACAGAGGAACAATAGCATACAATAGACAAATAAAAGAGCATAAGAACAGATGTACTATTGTAGGTTGTGGACAAATGAGAGGGACAGTTCCAGGTTATGGACAAAACAGAGGGACAATTGCAGACAAAGTAGAGGGATAATTGCAGACGATAGACAATACCAGTCTCTTGAAACAGTATCGTTGTTGGAAAGTTATTATATTTCTCCAAAGAATTACTTTATATACTGTTACATTTGGAAGAGATAATTATTTATGTCCTAAATATTTCTCTCCATAAATaatattctattataatttttaatatccTGAAATTAACAATTATTTTCTGTCAAAATATGGCTGTTACAAAACATTTCTTTTGCTGAAATCAATTGCCTTCAATTCATTAATTGTGTTCAGAGCATTTTATGGTTTTTGACTATTTAAGCCATTCACATATTTGAGAGTTTACTAATATTCTATATAAATCTAATTCTTAATAATGGTGAGTAAGAGGGAAGACAAGAAAACAATTCTTCTTTTGATATATTCTTATACTGGATTTTCTTTTAGTTGAATATTGTTAGTTTCTGGCCACTAGTTTTATACTAGAAGATCTTGTTGAATCCTAGGGATACACCCATAGCGGGTCAAATATCCTCAAGGACAGTCTTCCGACACACATCAAATTATGAGAATTTCCTACAAGAGTTCGCGGTGAAGACAAGCTTTGGTGAATTCTGTTAGTGTTTGTGATGAAGGTATTTTTCATAAGAATATACAACAATTGCAAAAAGATAAgctaaacaaagaaaaagatttGGAATGAAGTAGTTAAAAAATTGGAAAGAAGTCAAGAAgtaatttgatgaaataaaaaatatatgctaCACCAGGTGACTGCACTTTACTCCTAtacctatatttttttaaatgttgtaGAAAAGGTCAAAGAAATGAACCAGCAACAAGATTCAAGAAATACAATTCAATCAGTAGTATTCATTTAATTCTTATAGTGACAGCTCCCCACATATGTCACAATTTAGCTTCTTCGATGTATGTGCATGAGTGCACTCACAAATGACACATATTACGATAATGAACTAAGGATCCTATGTGTCTCGAAAATAAAGTGCGAGGATCCCCAACAACTTATTGTGGTAAAAATTTACTCTAAGCTTTTCCCTAGGTTTGAGTCCTGTAACAACTTCACGCAAACTTGATCCTCTAACATTTTTTTATCTTGTCAAATTCAAATGAACCCACAAATTTTGACGTACAATGAAGAACTTCTAacagttcagagagttaaatacCTGCTTTACTTCTCTGATTGTCTTGCATCACTTCAACTTCATCTTGTGGAAGAGTAAGAACATCTTCATTCGCTCATTATTTTGTGTGAGTTAATTTAGATCacactctatatttttagaatCCTTACTTTTTCCATTCAAATTTCTCTATTCACCACACCTTCTCAGAGAGCTCACATATCTAAACCTTTATGCTTGCTCCCTTGCTAATAAAACATTGAATAAAATTCAATCCACTACCAACAAAATGAATTGCATACTAAAAAGCCCAGGTTGCATcaaagtacaaaaaataatatcaagaaCACCATACAAAGAACTACAAAAGGAAAATAGATGATTCATATAAGTAGCACTATAGTAGGTACCAGTTCTTATAAGAACATGTGGGAAAGGGCTGGTTCTACTTGCTTTTCTAGTGCACATActactattttttatataagatCTTGAAGGTTGTAAATAACGTGATTTACTTGTCAAAGCCTCTTGCATTTCTTAGAGATCATCAATTGGAAAGGTAGTATCATGTTCGATTGGATTGAAATTAGGTAGCCTAAGGATCTTACTATGTGCTCGTACATTCATTTCAGAAGATATAACACTATACATTTTCCTTTTTCCAATCGAAgatctttgtacaagagtacTTCCTCTAGCAGAACCCACCGATGTAATGTTCTTTCCCATTTCATTCCTATAATAAGGACATTAAAACTCTCAAACACAACTCAGTAAAATAAATCTCCATGTTTGGAAAATAACGTAAAAACCCAGGTTTGCTTCTCATGTTCTCTTGCCTTACTGCATGATCGTCATGAGGAAAAGATGTTTTTACTTAGATTGCATCAAAAGCAGGACAAACAACATTACTCTTTTATGGAATGGAATTCTTATAATATATTGCAGAATTTACACCTTTGTTGTTTCCAATCGTTATTCTCTTTCCGATGGCTCCTCTTACAAAGCTCAGAGATGTAAATACGTTTCGTCATCCCATTACTTCAAGATCATCACGAGGAAAGAAAGTATCAACCTCTATAAGATAAAGACCAGGTTGCACAAGGTTCTTATTGTGTGCTAGTTCATTTTTATTAGAAGATGGAACacaataatttttactttttccaaTAGAAGTTCTCTGTAATACATTACTTCCTTTAAAAGAGCACACAAATACAATGTTTTGCCCATTCTTCTTTGCTACAATTAAAAAGTTATACAACCttatcatctaaaaattataaattcttcatactaagaaaataaaaaaggattAGAAACCTGGTTTGATTCTCACAGTCTGTTGCATTACTTCAAGATCGTCATTAGGAAAGGAAGTTTCATTTCAAATTCATCAAAACCAGGAGGTACGCCATTAGTCTTTTTCCCAGTGACATTTTGATTATAGGTTGCAACAtttaaattactattttttgtcATAACATTTAATAGAGCATGcaatatattatcataaaagGTACTCATAACGTAAGGGGacatgcaactcatactcaTATGTAAGATGCCAAAACATACGAAAATTACTAAGAGTTTATTGTTTGAGTGGACAAAAGCTTGTGAGAAAGGCTTTaaagaattgaagaaaaagCTTACCTTTGCTTCAGTTTTGACTTTACTGGAGGGAAATGAAGGATTGTAGCGTATTATGACGCTTTctgagtaggtttgggttgtctTCTCATGCAATGAGGTAATGTTATAGTCTATGCCTCAAGGAAACTCAAGGTACATGAAATGAATTATCCAACATATGATTGTGAATTACTGGGCGTAGTGTTTTCTTTGAAAGTATGGAAACATTAACTTTATGAGgtgcatgtagatgtgttcatacgtgtttacaaaaaattattcgAATCCCTGGCAACAAGGGTTGTTAGAGATTTTTAAAAACTATGATATGAGCGTCCTTTACCATTTCGGCGACGCTAATGTGGTTGCAGATGCTTTGAATCATATTTCCATTGGCATTGTGGCGCATGTAGAAGATGAGAAAAAGAAGTTAGTGCAcgatgttcataggtttgccAGGTAGGGATTTTAACTAATAGATTCTCGAATGGGTGGTTTCAAGGTCCAACGTAGCTCGAAATCCTTATTAGTGGTTGATGTGAAATCTAAGAAACACCTCTATCACATCTTCATGGTGTTAAAAGAATCCATGCTTAAGAAATCCGTTAattcattctcccaagggggtgATAAGGTACTTATATATGTCTCTTGTGTTCTAGATGTGGATGAACTAAGAAGACAAATTTTTGAACAGGCCCATGGTTCgcaatattttattcatctcgGAGCCACCCCTATGTGCTCTGACTTGTGagagatctattggtggaatgattTGAAGATGGATGTAGCATATTTGGTGgagaaatatttaaattgacAACAAGTCAAGCCATAACATCGAAAGTCTAGAGGTTTATCTAGACATATAGATATTCCCACTTGGAATTGGGAGGatgtgaatatatattttgttgtgGGTTAGCCTCGCACTTGAACgcaatattattctttttttgtcATCATTGATCGAATGACCCAATCATCCCACTTTATACATGTCAAGGCTGTATATTAGGTGAAAGACTATCCCATGCTATATATTAAGGTGATAGTCAATATGCATGGGGTTcccttgtctatcatttcatagGGGGATACTCAATTCACTTCTCAATTTTGAAGGCTTTGTGAAATGGGTTTGGTACTAAAGTGAATCTTAATACCATATTTCATCCCTAATCGGATGGTCTAGCGGAGCGTACAATCCAAACCCTATTAGATATGTTGAGGCCATGTGTTATTGGCTTCAAGGGTAATTAGGATAATCATCTACATTGATAGATTTTACCTAAATATTAACTACCACTTTAATATTTTCATGGATCATTTTGAAGAACATTATGGGAGGATATGTAGGCCTCCGTTTGGGTGGTTTTAAGTAGGAAAGTTGCTCTTAGCGGTCCCGAAATAGTTTATGAGGCcgttaagaaaattaatttattagagAAATGTTGAATACAAATCAAAATCTGTAAAAGTATTATGCCGTCAATAGAAAGTGGAATCTTgaattcgaggtaggtgattgGGTCTACTTTAAGATCTCActcatgaaaggggtgatgagatttcgaaaaaagtaaaaacatagtCCACAACATATGAACCCATATCAAATTTGGAAGTTGGTTAGAAAGGTTTCCTATGAGTTGACTAAATGTCTTGGATCCAGTTCACTCGGTATTACATGCTTAAGAAATGAATACGTGATCCTGTATACATACttacaagtatcctctccctcgaattgaagatttatttgattaactCCAAGGTGcgatttaattttcaaatatggaCTTGAGATCGAGATATCACCAatttagggtgagaggtgaagatattcCCAAGACGACATTTAAGACTAGATATGGTaattatgagtttctagtcaTGTCTTTTTGATTGACTAATGCCCGGAAAAAaattatggatctcatgaatagggtgtttcaacaTTATCTTGATGCATTTGCGATTATATTTATTGAGTATATATTGGTGTATTTGAAGACTGAGGGTGATCAAATGGGGAATTTAAGGATTGTCTTGCAATTCCATAAAGAACATCAACTTTTTGCCAAACATAGAAAGTGTGATTTTTTAATGAGGTCAGTAGCGTTTCAtggtcatattatctctagTGATGGTTTAGAGGTTAATTGATGGAAGACcgaagcggtgaaaaattggcctagaacTTTGGATCACATGGATATTAGGAGTTTTTTTTGGCCTAGCCAGTTATTATAGATGGTTTGTCGACGGGTTAGCATCTCATGCTTCTTCTTTGATAATCTTGACGcaaaatgaatatgaaattagACTAGTCGGAAGCAAGTGAATGAAGCTTCAAAGTGTTGAAGGATATCCTTACCTCccctccggtgttgaccttactggAGGGTAATATGGGCTTTGTGCTTTATTTGGATGCATCTCAAATTGGGTTGGGGTATGTACTTGTGCAACATGGAAACTCAATGTTCATGagaaaaaattatctaaatcatgaccttgagttagcgccTGTGGTAtctgccttgaaaatatggaggaattatctctatggggttcatgttgatgtttatacGAACCATAAAAGTCTTTAATATGTATTCACCCAAAAGGAGTTTAATATTTGGCAAAGAAGACGGTTGGATTTATTTAAAAactacgacatgagtgttctctatcacgcaggtaaggctaatgttgtggaaAAAACTTTAAGTCGTCATTGGTTGTTGAAGTTGAAAGATTCTCAGTTCTTGAAAAATGAATGAGTCACACTCCCAGTggggatggtgttcttaggtaccaaggtagatcGTATGTGTCCAATGTCATTGATCTGAGAAATCGGATTCTTAAGGAAGCTCATAGTGCCGATTATTCTATTTATCCATGTttcacaaagatgtatcatgacatTAGAGAAGTATTTTGTTGGGAAggcttgaaaagggacataACGGAATTTGTTGCTAGATGTCCAAATTGCAAACTAGTGAAAGACGAATATCAAAAGTCAGGTGGTTTCCTACCAGAAATCTAAGTTCGTCCTTTGAAATGGAAAGATATTAACGTGAATCTTGTAGTAGGTTTGCCTCAAACTAATTATTCAGTGGAGCACtatgaaatgatatatattgACAAGATAGTAGGTCTTCATGGGGTCCCTTTGTCCATAATATCGGATATAGGTTCTCAATTCACTTCTCGATTTTGGAGATCTTTTCAAAAAAGGTCTGGTACAAGAGTGAAgcttagcaccgcttttcattCTCCAACTGATTTTCAAGAGGAAAgaactattcaaacccttgaaaatatgcttagggcttgtgtGGTTGACTTTAAGCGAAGTTGGGATACACATTTTCCTTTAATagatttttcttataataatagttttctttcatccatatctatggctccttatgaagctttGTAGGGTAGGAGGTTTAGATCTCCTATTTGATTGTTGAAATTGGGGTGTCGTCACTTAATTATCCCAATTTAATCCATAAGACCTTAGATTTAGTTCATCTTATAAGGAATAGATTGAAAACAGTCTATattcggcaaaagtcttatgtcgataATAGGATaagagaccttgaatttgaagaaggtgacaatgtgtacttgaaaattttacaaATGAAAGGAGTTGTGATATTTTGCAAAAATCGAAGCTTAGACTCCAATATGGCTCCCTACGAAATATTGCAACGCGTtggcaaggttgcatatgagttgaaagtCCCTAGTGAACTATCTTCGATTCATCAGGTTTTTCATTTTTCCATGCTTAACATGTGTGTTGGTTACACCAAGACCATTCAACCTATTGAGGATCTTGGTATTGATGAGAACCTAACCTATAAAGTAGTTCCATTTGAAATCTCTGATTGTCAATtgaagaggttgaggaacaaagattTGGCCTTCCGTGAAtgtgttatggagaaaccacaGTTGAGGGAGCAGCATGGGAGGCCTaggctgacatgaagtcccgttatcctcatatCTTTCCTAACTTAGGTTAATGATTCtcattaataatgaaaataatgagaaaattgGAAGTTTACATGTATTTTgataaagttttgaaaaaatgtGCATGTTATAGTGAATTACAATGAGTCTTTATtccttaaattaaaattttgatcttttagTTGATTTGAATTTATGTTGTGTATTTTGGTATGTTGTGCCTTCATGAGTTGTATTGAGCATGATGACATATGTTGAAGAAAGCTTTCGCATAAGTGAATACTCATGTAGTAAATGTTGAGATCTTATAAgttgtaaataatattttgagttGCATTGTTTAAAAGGTCATgttgttatgttgatttgagATTGTAACTCATATtttgattcttatgttgttggTTGgaatgctagtcttgagtcttttCCATCCAAGAGATTTTGTGTCACTCAGGGACAAAGGTTCCCaagagggggataatgtaacactctgaaagtctaAGACCTAATAAAGAGAATAACATGATTGTGTAAGGTGtataacactgttttaaggtcaaatataatgtatatatgttttagAATCAAAGAGTCAAGAAATGTCCAcgacgtccggagactagttcaagaggtgctagtgtgccttagcttattactagcttttaggagtcagaatttTATGACATTTGGTAGTGGTGTCTAATACGTATTAGAGTTGGTTTATAGTCTAAATGTCCTTGTACGGCTTCTCCTAGACTAACCAAAGGCAACTTGTGTAGGACCCTTCCATGTTGGCCAAAAAGTTGTCATGGACAGTGTTTACCAATGAGAGTCAATGATAGAGTGTTGTCCAATCGACGAGGCAT comes from Solanum pennellii chromosome 1, SPENNV200 and encodes:
- the LOC107021505 gene encoding uncharacterized protein LOC107021505; translated protein: MAPYEILQRVGKVAYELKVPSELSSIHQVFHFSMLNMCVGYTKTIQPIEDLGIDENLTYKVVPFEISDCQLKRLRNKDLAFRECVMEKPQLREQHGRPRLT